A segment of the Trifolium pratense cultivar HEN17-A07 linkage group LG7, ARS_RC_1.1, whole genome shotgun sequence genome:
ATGCCTTAGATTAAGACGGAGAATTATTTACtttgatgttttaaaaatcAAGCCAAGTTGAATAGTTTCATGCATCAACCAACAACACTGTCTATGGTCCAGTTATTTGAGCTATTCGAATTTCAGTTTCATTAGTTCGACCAATTTTAAACAGTTGAACCAAAAATTTAGGGGTGTCACTCGTTTGATATggaatttgattttgaaaacaCAATTTTGACTCGATGGGAAGCGCTGAACTTATTTTTACTCAAACATAAGCTTATTTTTATCACTTGTTTGTTATTCCCGAATGCCGGACTTGTGTGTGTCAAAATAACATCTCTCTGAGAAATAAGGTATGATGAGTACTTGATTATTCATTTGGAAATGTATCAAACATCTCTGGTATTATTGATGTACTTTTGACAGAAATCATGCAAATGCtacaaaacaataaataaacaaaagatAATTACACTGTTTTGATTGATAGATAAGTAATACTATGTCTATGGCTCGGGGCGACGACTTTGATTTATCAAAAGAAGAACAGCAACAAGAACAGGTGTTGAGATGATAACAAGAGCCAGCACAAGGTTTGGAGTGGTTATCTCAGGGAAAATAGCACTTCCATATTTAATTGCAGCTGCACCAGCAAAAGAACCCACCACTAGCTTTGACACATACACTGAATCCTCCTTCTGTTTTACAAACATCATTAAAAAAAGGTAAACATGTGTATTAGCAACAAGTAGTGtgattatgatttatgaatttatgatagaTGGCtcaagaagaaagaaataataacataaaaaagaaaaaaaggggtTGAGTTATTTTACTTGAGATGAAGAAGTTGTAGAGTTCTGAGCTCGTACAACACTAGACCATTTCCTTATAGTAGTTGTAGGGAAGAGAGTGTATACTAAGGCCTTGTTTGGTGGATTAACATTAACTTTCCAGCTGAAACGCGATAACAAGCAATTCTTGGAAGTTCTTCCTAGTCCAACAATCTCTGAAACCGAGACTGccatatctatctatctattcaCAACCACACACCAACCACAACATCAACGgtaacaataaataaaagataaagtttATTATAATTACGAAAATAGACAAATAGgttttagtaataaaaaaactaaatcaaGGCCCGATAAGGagaggggtaaaattggaaaatttggaatttttagAGTGTAGCTGGAAGgaggataaattttttaaagttgttttttataatagaaaacttaattcatttcattaattaaaatgaatttaatttatatgcaccgtcagtgtaaagttattttacacatgcatccaataatatactgacacatcatatatggtatttaaaaacacatgatgtgtcaaattcattaaatgatgtggcaacatatcattgaatgtatgtgtaaagaatctttacaccgacagtgcacaacaattaaactcaattaaAATATTCTCAATATAAAGAAGAATCAAATTAAAGAGATACCGACTAGATGGAGAATATGATGCCTTAGTAATGATGTGACCAGCTTGCCGCTTAACAAAGTTTCTAAAGTTTATAACAGCGAAAAatgtataagctcaaaaatatttaccaaaatacccccacaaatttatcaaaatacatTTGTTCAATACTTAGGTAACATATACCCCGGAAGACACCctaccattttttttaaagtagctGACGACATATTCAAAATTACCTTGTTGGCGGTTACTAAATCATTGGCCCAATACCAGCCCATTACCGGTTGGCGGTTACATTAACCCGCTTCCTTGCGGGCGACGGAAGAAAAAGACCAAACCATTCTTCATTCCAatctttcatcatcatcatcggaACCCTAATCCAGCGAAATCAATTGATCTGTAGAATCAAGCAAGATGGTTCTGGCACAGTTAGGAGGGAGCATTACTCGTGCTCTTCGGCAGATGAACAATGCAATAGTGATCGACGAGAAAGTCCTCAATGATTGTCTCAACGAAATCAATCGAGCTCTTCTTCAATCAGATGTTCAATTCAGTCCcttatttagttattttttatagatCAAACACACTCATATTGATCAGTactaagttaaaaaaaaatccaaaatcataaaaaaaaaaaccaaaatcaagtGATTAAGCTCCATTTAAGatcagtttttttaaaaaaactaatttgatTTATGGATGAGAATTTGCTTAAACTTTAGACTAAACTTTAGACTAAACTCggcaaaattattaaaatacttttttaagaATCGAAGAGTTAACGCACACAAAAAcgtatcaaatcaaatataaaaactAATTTACATGCTTATTTGGCCACAAGAATCATGTTAGATTTTGTACTGTAATTGATTCTATACAAAGATTTTGAAAagttcttgttcaaaaaaagatTTGGAAAAGTACACAAATATTTGAAGGATTTTGTACTTAAGTATAATTAggttaaataataaaaaaaaaaatatcttagtagagaaaagatatataaataaaatttggaacCCTTAACTTTGTATATATGGGGTTTTTGCTTCAGCCGCAAGGACAAAGAACTCATCACtattaacaaacaaacaaacgcTTCTTATTGCAACGTTCACCGTTCGCCGGCCGTTGATTTCCCTCACCGCCGTCTCAGTCTCTCTCCGCCGCACTTAAAGGTTCGttcttttctctcttcatcGCTCACACATTCACACACATATCACTATGTTTCTCTCTGTTCCTGTTTCATGAATGCAATACAATGCTGTTTTCACTGATTGATTCATACGCttcatgaatgaatgaaagattgaatttttttttaggtttctGAATAATAACTTGTTTATGAATTTTCCCAGTTTTTCTTTCATTGGACTCTATCCATATACTATCAGTATCACCATTACATTCATAATTTCATATGCATTCAAATTCATATAGgaaataaaacttaaaataccATAATATGATATTGGGAAGTTACTGACATTgaaaaagaatttaaatttgattttttgagCCTCCCATTTGGGAGTAATAGTGTAATACCCCCACCCAACACAGACACAAGACACGACACTGACATCGGTTTAAGAAAACAAACTAATTGACTTGAATGTAATTATATGACATGTGTTGGAGACAAGACACACTTTTGATCAGTAGTGTTGGTGCTACAAAAGAAacccatataaaaaaaatcatatcttTTGATGCCAACTCGAAGATTAGGTTTGTGGGCACTCTCGAGGTGTCCACTAGAGAGCCCAAATGTGTAATTACTGTGGATTATAGCAAATTTGGATtgatacactttttttttctttaattattaaatttatttgttgaAGCGTATGTTGTTAACCCGCTTCTTTTGCCGGCGACAGACGAAAAAGACCAAACCCTTCTTCATTCCAATCTTCATcaatcatcatcttcttcatcggAACCCTAATCCAGCGAAATCAATTGAGCAAGATGGTTCTGGCACAGTTAGGAGGGAGCATTACTCGTGCTCTTCAGCAGATGAGCAATGCAACAGTGATCGACGAGAAAGTCCTCAATGATTGTCTCAACGAAATCAATCGAGCTCTTCTTCAATCAGATGTTCGATTCGAACTCGTTCGAGACATGCGGACCAATATCAAGAAGATTGTTAATCTTCAAGATCTCGCCGCCGGTCACAACAAACGCAAAATCATTCAACAAGTAACATATTCTATAAATTTTCAGtttgtaaataaaaatttgttactaaatgattttttttttgttcatgaaTGGTAGTGTTTTTTTGTAGGCTGTGTTTAACGAACTCTGCAAAATGTTGGATCCTGGAAAATCCTCTTTTGTTcccaaaaaaggaaaaacaagtGTTGTCATGTTTGTTGGTTTACAAGGTTTgttaattcaatttcaaattttgattcTTTATGTTTATGATATGATATTGAATTTAATCATTATGTAATGTGTAGGTGACATAGATTAGGTTATACAGTATACACACATCACACATGTGCGCATGCTAATTTGGCAGTATGTAGAGAGATACTTATgttatgtatttttaaaaatgaatttaggTTCTGGAAAAACTACGACGTGTACAAAATATGCTCATTATTATCAGAAGAAAGGATGGAAGCCGGCTTTAGTTTGTGCAGATACATTTAGAGCTGGTGCATTTGATCAATTGAAGCAAAATGCTACTAAAGCTAAAATCCCTTTTTATGGAAGGTACAtgtttgtatttgtttgttGTAGGTTAATATTGTTTGTCTGTAAGATCCCAATATAGTATTGCTGCCTTATTGTTTTGTATAAATGCCAGAGTATAGAGGTGGAGATGGTTGAACTGAACTGTAGTGTCAGAGTGTAGAGTAATGACTTATTGTTTTGTATAAATGCCATCCGATGACTAAATCGTGGTTGTTCATGTTATAATGGATCATAACCCTTAGTTATTATTTATTCACGGCTTGCATCTTAGCCACTTACCGTGTTTATGTTAATTATGAAACTATGAGATGAACAATCTTAGGCTTAGCCACTTAAAGTATTCTCGGTTTCATGGAGTCGGAATATAGGAGTACTTTATTTGTGTCTTCCCTCTTTTTCATTTTGCGTGCTAAAAGGGCAAGAATCTTATGCTCCCATGGAATAAAAGGTTATTTTAAAACATAGCCCAACTGTAACTTCTCACCTTCATCTCATTCTACCactttttttaactaaataaatttgaaatatttgtgGGAATATTATGTTGTTAACTAACATGTAATTGCACCTGGAAATGTTATTCATGGTAATATTATTCTTAGGAACACATGATTCCTGGGAATATATGTTCTTATACCTGTAAACAAATGCACACTGTGGAAAATGACGAGGGTCAACTTAAAAGGTTAAGGAAAAAGGAAATTATTGGCTCATTAAAAATATGTGGGTAATTTGGAAGATATCATATATTGTTAGGAGATAACATAAAGCAAACATGGCCCATTTTTCTCAAAGGTTATCTGTTTAGTCTTTTTTGTGGTTtcacatttcatttttctttattctttggTAGGGTGTATCCATGCCAACCAATTTATATTCCTGTTAAATTATTACAAGTCCTTACAGATTAGTTATGATAATGCAGTGCTTAATACCATTTGCTTCTGAAAACTTTTCTGAGTTGCATTTCATTGTCAATGATTTCAATTATCAAATAATTATTGCATTGCCGTGCCCCCATTCCTCTACAGTTATATGGAGTCAGATCCTGTCAAAGTTGCTGTGGAAGGTGTGGAGAGATTCAAGGAAGAAAACCGTGATCTTATAATTGTTGATACCAGTGGGAGGCACAAACAAGAAGCAGCTCTTTTTGAAGAAATGCGCCAAGTGTCAGAAGCAACGGTAGGTCTTGTTTTTGCTATATGCATTTGATATCTATTTCAAAAACGCAATAAATGATGGTATATTTTCTTTCCGTTGTTCAGAAACCGGATCTTGTTATATTTGTCATGGATAGCAGTATTGGTCAGGCTGCTTTTGATCAGGCCCAAGCATTTAAACAGAGTGTTGCAGTTGGAGCTGTAATTATTACCAAAATGGATGGCCATGCCAAGGGTGGTGGTTCTCTTAGCGCGTAAGTGTTGATATCAGGGGCAACTATATTTACTCTTAATTTTTGCAACTATGCACAGCTGAATTTAACAGCAGTTTATAATACACTGTTATCAAAGTCATAGATGCAAGTGTATTGCATATTTGTTCATCTAAAATTTGAACTATCCCTGTGGTTTCAATTCTCTATTGTAAGGAAAGTATATTTGTATTATTTGGAAGAAGGACACTGGTCTTACTGATGTTATATGTGCAGTGTTGCAGCAACAAAGAGTCCTGTCATATTCATAGGAACTGGTGAACATATGGATGAGtttgaagtttttgaagttAAGCCATTTGTTAGTCGTCTATTAGGTgtgtactattttattttctgctCACTcaatacattattatatatCAAGGACATGTGATACCTACCAAGTTCCTAtaactatataatttttaatcattttcaaATGTCTTCTGAACTAGGCATGGGGGACTGGTCTGGGTTTGTAGACAAAATACATGACATTGTTCCTATGGACAAACAGCCTGAATTGCTTCAAAAGTTATCAGAAGGCTTCACCTTGAGGACCTTGAGGATTATGTATGAGCAATTTCAGAACATGCTTAGTATGGGTCCTTTGAGCCAGGTTAATAACCTTATTGTGTTTCATTGACTATTTATTTCGTGATATACTTACATTTGATTTGCCATAAGATACTAATAAGCGCTTGTTTGATTGTTTCCATATACTAATTAACTATTAGGGGCTGCTATTTTATTTGACTGATTTCGAGTTGATATGTGTAGGTCTTTTCTATGCTTCCAGGATTTAGTTCGGAGTTAATGCCAAAAGGCCAAGAGAAAGAAAGCCAGGAAAAAGTTAAGCGGTACATGACAATAATGGATTCAATGACAAATGAAGGTATGTGTGATAGTTGAAATATCAACTTTATGCATACAGTATTTATGCTCTCATTTAAATAATGtataatacatatatatatatatatcttgacATTTCAAGCTTTAATGGCTAATGTTTCAGAGTTGGATAGTTCAAACCCAAAGCTTATAAATGAACCACGTATGATGCGAATAGCCCGAGGTTCTGGTCGTCTAGTTAGGGAAGTGTTAGACATGATGGAAGAGTACAAACGTCTTGCAAAGGTAATGAAACGACTTAAAATACCAAAGAAGGGTGACATGAGTGCCCTATCTCGAAATATGAATGCACAGAGCATGGCCAAAGCCCTCCCTGCACAGATGCTGAGGCAAATTGGTGGCATGGGTGGGTTACAAAACTTAATGAGGTAGATGGGATCTTCTAAAGACATGATGGGAATGTTTAGTGGTGGTGAATAACTGTTGGTTGGGCAGGACTTAATAGTGGAGCATTCTTCCTGACGACAGCTACAGACATTTCAGAACTACACTATGTTTCTTTATTGTACTTGATCCGTTGACTGCAAAAGCCTCAACTGGATGCTAGCTTCTTtattgtacaatttttttttcttggttgtATAGATTGACTTATTTAGTTTTGGATAGCAAAACCATGTAATCCTGttataaatgataatttttcataattgaGTAACATGTAGAACAAATCCTACATTACTTTTTTGTATTTGATTGAAGGAATAGGTGGCTGCAATGAAATTGTTGAATTAACCACAAGTTGATATTAATTGCGGTGGAATTATAAATACTTGAAATCAGTAGTTTCTATGAACTCTTCACATTCAAAAGTGAAGAGTTCTACTTGCTTTCATCCAAGAACACGGTGGTTCTCCTTTTTCACCATCAGTCTCGTGATATCCATCATTGTCATTCTAGTTAATAGATTCCACTACAATTTTAGGGCATTTTATTCTTCTTGAGTTCAAAAAGCAACTCTTTCATCATAATCTTATCAAGTAATCGTTCTCTAATTTGATCCATATTCATTGGCATTTGTCTTCAATTCTAGCATGAGATTTTCTTGATTGTTGACCCACTTTTCCAAGGTATGATTATCCATAGCACTCACGGTCTTGATCCGACAGGTTGGACCAATTGTTAGGCTTCTTGGTAGAACAATAGAGAAAATGCAGTTTATTCGTTCCAATATCTATAttgatcacaaaaggaaaaagtgCACAGGAGAGACTATTGTCCTATGCCCGATATTCTCCCGTTCAAACTAAACATAAAAAGTCAAAAGATCTTCTCTAAAGGCAACCTCATTCTCTTTATacatgagagaaaaaatattGGCATTACAAACTAACCAACTCTAACTACAAGACAACCCTTTATTTGGGTTTTCCCCCTCTTTCCTATGATAGACCTTCATTATTAATTACCCACAGGTCTATCATTCACAGAATATGATAATTAACTTTGAGCAATGCATACAAAAGTAACCTGGTAACATGGATAGGGTACATACATTATATTAGTAACATTAACATTACATAGTATTGAACATGTCATGTCTCTAAGAACTTGCTTAGAAAAGTTTTTTGCAAATGGATTTCGTCTTCCTCATTCTCCTCAGATTTGATATTTGCAATTAAAGCACGACGGATAACAGAATTGACTTGTTTCCTTAAACTGGCGTTGTCTACAAATATATCTGCCAGCATTTTCCTTAATTCATTAGTTGTCTCAGTATCATTTGTAGTTGTATTTCCTTCCAAAGCATCCACAACATTTTCTACATCTTGTGCCAAGAGCTGTGCCTGATCCCATAAATTTGCAGACACCATGCAAACAACACGGTGAGTAGAGGAGACACCATATAGAAGGCTAAGGGGAAGCAAAGCAGTTAATATGGTACAAACATAGATGATAATTGCTAGGTGAAATTTCAGAATCTTGTCATAGGAAAATTGAAGAGTGTCTGACTGTTTAatgaaaaaactcaaatttgacAGGACTAATGAAACACAAATTATCATAGATTCATGCtgacaaaacaaaattgaatctAAACCCTACATCAATTGTATTACTCTTGAAGATCCGTCCTTTTGCATGGTTCTTGTGAAAACAGATGccaatgaaaataataaattgttaaCGATTAAAGAGTAATGTCCAAAATAGGAGCTCCAATATAGATCGTAAACACAGCTTGCAAAAACACGGGCCATTAAAGAAGCATAATATattttgccgttcaaaaaaaaaaattaaagaagcaTAATGCATAAATGAAATGCAGATGGAAAAAGGAAAGCTCAAGTTAAACTTACTAATTCTGACGGCAAGTgacccaaaaaataatttttaaacaaaaatttcataccTCTGCGAGCAAGAGGCCAATCCGATTATCAGATGTTGCTAACAAATCCAAAGCGTCAGATGGTGAAGTGTCAACATTTAATTTATCTTCCTCTTCAACAAGAAAATTTACACTGCACTCCTGAAGCCTCTTCTGAAGGATTGTACACTCATGCAACAACTTTGCATTAGAATTATGTGAAAGTTGCATTCTTTCCTTTTCCTTCTGAAGAGTTCTCTGAATAAGTTACAGTAAAACAAGAACATGAAGTTAATTGGATTTTCAAACTTTTAGGATAacataaaaatgaaaatctaaaccatttttcctttttattataAAGATCATGAATAAGAGGAAATATCAATTTGTGTGAAAATAAATACAAGTAAATAAGATTCTAGAAATAATTAGTCAGATGGAATCAGTCAAATTACTTTCCTGATCTGGTTTAGAGAAATGTCTAAAATTGTTCAGTATTAGTTCACGGTAAAATATAAGAACCAGAAAGGACCGTACCTCCACATCTACTTTTTCCTCCATCAATTTGCTGAGCTGTTGCTTTAGTTCTAACTGAGAGCTTCTAAGGGATTTCACTTCCTTTATTAGCAACTTCATATCTGTCTTTGATTTCATCTCAAACTCATCATGATGTTTCTGCATGTGCTTAAGTTGTTCTCTAGCCACATCTAACTCTTGTTGCAACACTTGCTTCTCCTGAATAATGGATGCTTTTGTTGATTCTGCTAGCAACCTTTCATCCTAAATCATTATAATTTTTCACTATAAGCCACCAAAATCGAATGATAAGAGATGTTGATTAAATTTAATAAGCACAAGCAGACACACCTCTTCAAACTTCAATTTCATTTCTGTCTCCAGGCACTTCCTCCGAAGTTCCTCCATATCCCACTGCATTTGTGTAAATCTTTCCTTTTCGGTTAAAACAGCCTGCTGCATGCTTTCTCTGCAGTTCACTCGAGTTGTTTCAAGCTCAACTTCCAAATCTTTAACCTACAAGTAAAAGTATAACAACATTTGAACATGTGAACATATGAAGTCCAATAACATATCATTACTTCTTTTAACTTTTCCATCATTGagattgaatttgtttttacaTAAGAACAGCAGAGCAACCTGAGAACTTCACAAGCTCACGTTATTCATTTGT
Coding sequences within it:
- the LOC123899794 gene encoding signal recognition particle 54 kDa protein 2-like; this encodes MVLAQLGGSITRALQQMSNATVIDEKVLNDCLNEINRALLQSDVRFELVRDMRTNIKKIVNLQDLAAGHNKRKIIQQAVFNELCKMLDPGKSSFVPKKGKTSVVMFVGLQGSGKTTTCTKYAHYYQKKGWKPALVCADTFRAGAFDQLKQNATKAKIPFYGSYMESDPVKVAVEGVERFKEENRDLIIVDTSGRHKQEAALFEEMRQVSEATKPDLVIFVMDSSIGQAAFDQAQAFKQSVAVGAVIITKMDGHAKGGGSLSAVAATKSPVIFIGTGEHMDEFEVFEVKPFVSRLLGMGDWSGFVDKIHDIVPMDKQPELLQKLSEGFTLRTLRIMYEQFQNMLSMGPLSQVFSMLPGFSSELMPKGQEKESQEKVKRYMTIMDSMTNEELDSSNPKLINEPRMMRIARGSGRLVREVLDMMEEYKRLAKVMKRLKIPKKGDMSALSRNMNAQSMAKALPAQMLRQIGGMGGLQNLMR
- the LOC123899792 gene encoding uncharacterized protein LOC123899792, with translation MAVSVSEIVGLGRTSKNCLLSRFSWKVNVNPPNKALVYTLFPTTTIRKWSSVVRAQNSTTSSSQKEDSVYVSKLVVGSFAGAAAIKYGSAIFPEITTPNLVLALVIISTPVLVAVLLLINQSRRPEP